The sequence TAACTGTAGGGGTTTGGGCAAAAATTGCATTGTTGATGCGGTGGGTGTAGTCTTTGAAAAACGACAACAAACTGTAACAAATTGGTGGTAGAAACCAGAAAAGGTGCCATTCTTGACGAAACATGCGAGAAACAGGTTGTAATAAAAAGAGCTACCGAGGTAGCTCCAGAGAATTTAAACAGATGGTGAGGTGTAGTACGGTGTTATCCGCTTACGTATCAGCTTTTTCACTACGCTGTGTTCCGGGCGGAAGGTAAACCTGGTTAGCGTATTGACCGATTTTGTTTCGTGCACTGTTTGGCCGGTTTTGGCGTCGGTAAGTACCGCGTAAGCCTTTTTGTCGTCTAACAAGATGCGTTTTACCTTCAGGTCCATCACTACATCCGCCTCATCACGGTTGTCAGTAATGGCCAGGTAAGGCTTCTTTGTCAGCTCCTTTTTTGCTATTCTGAGCGCAGTGGGGCTGGTGGACGTGAGAAATACTTTGGTGGTTGACTGGGCAAATGCAGTAGTCACGGCGAGCGTCAGAACCGAAAGGCAAGCTGCCCTCAGTGTGTTTTTTGATCGTGTGATGGTCATGTATATTGGTTTTAATTGGTGTCGGTATTGTCAATCACACAGGGTCAATCACACATTTGAGGCTGGAAAATTATAGAGGTGTTTGTGAAGCTTTTGTCAAAACGATGTATAAATGTGTTAAATAAAACTTATCATGTGTTTGGACGGCGGATGAGATCGAACATAAAAACGAACAAAACAGAGGTTTCAACCCTGCCGTATTTTGATTAACTTTGCCATCCCTTTATAAAAGGATTGAATATGTTCGAGAATCTTAGCGAGCGGTTAGATGCCGCGTTCAAGCAGCTCAAAGGCGAGGGCCGTATTAACGAGATCAACGTAGCTTCTACGATCAAAGATATCCGTCGTGCATTGGTTGATGCAGACGTTAACTATAAGATAGCCAAGGAGTTTACCGATAGGGTAAAGGACAAGGCAACAGGTGAGAAGGTATTGACAGCCGTATCTCCGGGTCAACTGATGGTGAAGATCGTGAAAGACGAACTGGCCGAGCTGATGGGTGGTACTGAGTCTGAGATCGACCTGAACAACAAACCTACTATCATCCTGATAGCGGGTCTGCAAGGTTCGGGTAAAACCACCTTCAGCGGTAAGCTGGCCAACTTCCTGAAAAGCAAAAAAGGCCGTAATCCGTTGCTGGTAGCTGCCGATATCTACCGTCCTGCGGCTATGGAGCAGTTGCGCGTACTTGGTGAGCAAATTAAGGTTCCGGTTCATATCGAACCTGATAATAAGGACGCGGTTTCCATCGCGCAGAACGCTGTAGCCGAAGCTAAAAAGAACGGCAATAGCGTAGTGATCATAGATACTGCAGGTCGCCTGGCTATCGACGAGGCGATGATGACCGAGGTGGCTAACGTGAAGAATGCCGTGCAGCCACATGAGATCCTGTTCGTAGTAGATTCTATGACCGGCCAGGATGCTGTGAACACAGCTAAAGCTTTTAACGACCGCCTCGACTTTACGGGTGTGGTACTGACCAAGCTGGATGGTGATACCCGCGGTGGTGCGGCGCTTACTATTAAGTACACAGTGAATAAGCCCATCAAGTTTGTAAGCATGGGCGAAAAGCTGGACACGCTGGATGTATTCTATCCTGAGCGTATGGCGCAGCGTATCCTCGGCATGGGTGATATCACTACGCTGGTGGAACGCGCCCAGGCACAGTACGACGAAGTCCAGGCTAAGAAACTGGAAAAGAAGATCCGCGCCAACAAGTTTGACTTTGAAGACTTCAAAGAGCAGCTGGGCCAGATCAAGAAGATGGGTAACATTAAAGACCTGCTGGCAATGATACCTGGTATTGGTAAAGCCATCAAGGATATTGATATCTCTGACGATGCATTCAAGGGTATCGAAGCGATCATTAACTCTATGACGCCTTACGAGCGCGCTAATCCTGACGAGATCGACGGTAGTCGCCGCAAACGCATAGCGAAGGGTGCAGGTAAAGACATAGCCGAGGTAAACGCCTTTATGAAGCAGTTTGAACAAATGCGCCAGATGATGGGGCAGATGGGCAAGATGCGTGGCATGATGCCCGGCATGGGTATGCCGGGTATGGGTGGCGGTATGCCATTTGGCAAGAGATAAAGAATAAGGTTTTTATTAACTTTTGAATTATTTCTTTTGACCTATAAATCAACCTAAATGAAACGAATACTACTATCTGCCTTGCTGGCGGCATCGTTGCCAGCACTCGCGCAAACAGAAAAAGGAAGACTCATGGTGGGCGTAGGCCTGGCCGATATTTCGGCAGGTATACAGCCCGGAGGTGGTGATGGGGTTGACTACTTCAGCGTAAACATCAACCCGAGCGCAGGCTACTTTGTGGCTAAAAACCTGGCTGTAGGAACCAGCATAGGATTAGGCTGGGGTAAGTCAGGTGGGTCCAGCATCATTAACTATGGTGTGCATCCATTTGCGCGTTATTACTTCGGCGAAAAGAAAACCAGGCTTTTTGCCCAGGCTGGTGCAGGAATTTATGCCTATAGAATGTCACATACAGTTCCTCCCAATGATAATGGCAGCATGTTCACTTTTGCAGCTGGTCCGGGTGTGACACACTTTCTCAACCAAAATGTTGCCATAGAGTCAAGCCTGATGTTCCGAGGAACAAAACAAAACGACATGCCGGATATGTCTTATACACCCTCGCTTAACTTTGGTTTCCAGATATACCTGAACGGGTTTAAGAAGGCAAAACCTGCACAGGCATCTACTGCG comes from Polluticoccus soli and encodes:
- the ffh gene encoding signal recognition particle protein, with the translated sequence MFENLSERLDAAFKQLKGEGRINEINVASTIKDIRRALVDADVNYKIAKEFTDRVKDKATGEKVLTAVSPGQLMVKIVKDELAELMGGTESEIDLNNKPTIILIAGLQGSGKTTFSGKLANFLKSKKGRNPLLVAADIYRPAAMEQLRVLGEQIKVPVHIEPDNKDAVSIAQNAVAEAKKNGNSVVIIDTAGRLAIDEAMMTEVANVKNAVQPHEILFVVDSMTGQDAVNTAKAFNDRLDFTGVVLTKLDGDTRGGAALTIKYTVNKPIKFVSMGEKLDTLDVFYPERMAQRILGMGDITTLVERAQAQYDEVQAKKLEKKIRANKFDFEDFKEQLGQIKKMGNIKDLLAMIPGIGKAIKDIDISDDAFKGIEAIINSMTPYERANPDEIDGSRRKRIAKGAGKDIAEVNAFMKQFEQMRQMMGQMGKMRGMMPGMGMPGMGGGMPFGKR
- a CDS encoding acyloxyacyl hydrolase translates to MKRILLSALLAASLPALAQTEKGRLMVGVGLADISAGIQPGGGDGVDYFSVNINPSAGYFVAKNLAVGTSIGLGWGKSGGSSIINYGVHPFARYYFGEKKTRLFAQAGAGIYAYRMSHTVPPNDNGSMFTFAAGPGVTHFLNQNVAIESSLMFRGTKQNDMPDMSYTPSLNFGFQIYLNGFKKAKPAQASTAE